The sequence below is a genomic window from Pseudobacteriovorax antillogorgiicola.
CATCAGAACTAGACTCTGTTGTTTGGCTATCGCGACTAGTTTCTAATGTGGATGCTGTGGTATTTGATGAAGAGTCAAGCAAGCCTTTTGACGAGTGGCAGCTCTGAAGCCAGATCGGAATATGTCAGGGTGTTTGAGACAATTAGGGTGAAAGTTTAGTATAACAATCACCCCAAAACGGGTATAGACTTCCTTACCACCGGTACATTTATACCCACAGAATCAGCGGGTACTGGCAGTCTAGGTCCGGACTTTGGAAACCTTTCTGGATAGGCTTCAAAAGCTTGCTTGAGAACCGCAGCTCTCTTCTTAGCTACAGACTTATCTTTACCTTGATGAACAGTTTCAGGCGTCATCAAGCCAAGATTTATGTGTCGATGCTCAGTGTTGTACCAACCAAAAAACTTTTGCAAGCATTCACTAGCATCTTCTGGGCTCTCATACCAAGCTTTGAAGTAGCGATGGTATTTGAGTG
It includes:
- a CDS encoding integrase core domain-containing protein, giving the protein LKYHRYFKAWYESPEDASECLQKFFGWYNTEHRHINLGLMTPETVHQGKDKSVAKKRAAVLKQAFEAYPERFPKSGPRLPVPADSVGINVPVVRKSIPVLG